From a single Sphingosinicellaceae bacterium genomic region:
- the trmD gene encoding tRNA (guanosine(37)-N1)-methyltransferase TrmD: MTWAATVLTLYPEMFPGPLGVSLAGRALTEGAWSLRAANIRDFATDRHRSVDDTPAGGGPGMVLRADVVAAALDGVADGTPVLAMTPRGATLTQARVRELAAGPGVTILCGRFEGFDERLFEGRTIEPVSVGDYVLSGGEPAALVLLDACVRLLPGVMGAPLSGDDESFETGLLEHPHYTRPPVWEGRAIPEVLRSGDHAKIAAWRQVQSEADTRLRRPDLWERYSSARGRSPSGAHAKKDE; encoded by the coding sequence TTGACTTGGGCCGCCACCGTCCTGACCCTTTACCCCGAGATGTTCCCCGGTCCGCTCGGCGTCAGCCTCGCGGGCCGGGCGCTGACCGAGGGCGCTTGGAGCCTGCGCGCCGCCAACATCCGCGACTTCGCCACCGACAGGCATCGCTCGGTCGACGACACCCCGGCCGGCGGTGGCCCGGGCATGGTGCTGCGCGCCGATGTCGTCGCGGCGGCGCTCGACGGTGTTGCAGACGGCACCCCGGTGCTGGCGATGACGCCGCGCGGAGCTACACTTACGCAGGCGCGGGTCCGCGAGCTGGCCGCCGGTCCGGGCGTAACAATCCTGTGCGGGCGCTTCGAAGGGTTCGACGAACGATTGTTCGAAGGGCGCACTATCGAGCCGGTCAGCGTCGGCGACTATGTGCTGTCGGGCGGCGAGCCCGCGGCGCTGGTCCTGCTCGATGCTTGCGTGCGCCTGCTGCCCGGTGTAATGGGCGCGCCCTTAAGCGGGGACGACGAGAGCTTCGAAACGGGGCTGCTCGAACATCCGCACTACACCCGGCCCCCCGTTTGGGAAGGCCGGGCGATCCCCGAGGTGTTGCGATCGGGGGATCACGCGAAGATCGCGGCCTGGCGACAGGTGCAATCCGAAGCGGACACACGGCTACGGCGGCCGGACCTGTGGGAGCGCTACTCCAGCGCTCGGGGTCGGTCGCCCTCTGGTGCGCACGCGAAGAAGGACGAATGA
- a CDS encoding type II toxin-antitoxin system VapC family toxin, producing the protein MAVEPRFLLDSNIGIYLLDGVTPSAQARLASCDLGEVVTSSICLAEMLVKSTPDHKAGLARMLADIAVVEFGQHAAEIYGRLPFKHRSFDRLIAAHALSLDLTIVTANERDFVDVPGLRVENWTLPL; encoded by the coding sequence ATGGCGGTTGAGCCACGCTTCCTGCTCGACTCCAACATTGGTATCTATCTTCTCGACGGTGTTACTCCCTCGGCACAGGCGCGCTTGGCATCGTGCGATCTCGGCGAAGTCGTGACCTCTTCGATCTGCCTCGCGGAGATGCTGGTAAAATCGACGCCCGATCACAAGGCTGGATTGGCAAGGATGCTGGCCGATATTGCCGTCGTCGAGTTTGGTCAGCACGCCGCCGAGATCTATGGTCGCCTGCCGTTTAAGCACCGCAGCTTTGATCGCTTGATCGCCGCCCACGCCTTGTCGCTCGATCTGACTATCGTCACGGCAAACGAACGTGACTTCGTCGACGTACCCGGCCTCCGCGTCGAGAACTGGACCCTTCCGCTTTGA
- the rplS gene encoding 50S ribosomal protein L19, translating to MNLIQTIEAENIAKFMETKTIPQFRAGDTLRVGVRVVEGERTRVQNYEGVCIARSNRGMGSNFTVRKISFGEGVERVFPLYSPNLDSIEVVRRGIVRRAKLYYLRGRSGKSARIVEKRDPRPAKVVQA from the coding sequence ATGAATCTCATCCAGACGATCGAGGCGGAAAACATCGCCAAGTTCATGGAAACCAAGACGATCCCGCAGTTCCGCGCCGGCGATACGCTGCGTGTCGGCGTGCGCGTCGTCGAGGGCGAGCGCACCCGCGTGCAGAACTACGAGGGCGTCTGCATCGCGCGCTCTAACCGCGGCATGGGCAGCAACTTCACGGTCCGCAAGATCAGCTTCGGCGAGGGCGTCGAGCGCGTCTTCCCGCTGTACTCGCCGAACCTCGACAGCATCGAGGTCGTGCGCCGCGGCATCGTGCGTCGCGCCAAGCTGTATTATCTGCGTGGCCGCTCGGGCAAGTCGGCACGTATCGTCGAAAAGCGCGATCCGCGCCCGGCGAAGGTCGTCCAGGCCTAA
- a CDS encoding AbrB/MazE/SpoVT family DNA-binding domain-containing protein, which yields MAATKSVTTKIFKSGNSTAVRFPASFGAVPGTVVEVREEQGRWIVEALSEKPRKIDVASFYGSCPGIGHITDRTFEERPSERLERESNGG from the coding sequence ATGGCCGCGACGAAGTCGGTGACGACCAAGATATTCAAATCGGGGAACTCGACCGCGGTACGTTTTCCGGCTTCCTTCGGCGCGGTCCCAGGGACCGTTGTCGAGGTTCGTGAGGAGCAGGGCCGGTGGATCGTCGAAGCCCTTTCTGAGAAACCGCGCAAGATCGACGTCGCAAGTTTCTATGGATCATGCCCAGGCATCGGGCACATTACCGATCGAACGTTTGAAGAGCGACCATCGGAACGATTGGAGCGTGAGAGCAATGGCGGTTGA
- the ffh gene encoding signal recognition particle protein, protein MFDSLSDRLGSVFDKLRGRGALTELDVRAAMREVRIALLEADVALPVVKTVIDQITERAIGHEVIRSVTPGQQVVKIVHDALVEMLGDEAVDLKLDVTPPAVIMLVGLQGSGKTTTTAKLAKRLTEKHGKKVLMASLDVARPAAQEQLRILGEQVKVATLPIVAGQQPVDIARRARQAAKLQGFDVLMLDTAGRLHVDDALMGEMQAVAREGTPDEILLVVDALTGQDAVNVATAFGSQVALTGVVLTRMDGDARGGAALSMRAVTGKPIKFAGTGEKLDALEAFDPQRVAGRILGMGDVVGLVERAAETFEAEAAEKMAAKMAKGQFDLDDLRTQLGQMKKMGGLGALAGMIPGLAKAKQAMANGAVDDKVLGRMEAVICSMTPKERAKPEIITAKRRIRIANGAGTTVQEVNKVLKMHLEMAGAMKKLRKMGGMKGMAAMLGKMGGGGAGGLGDMTKLLGGGSGGMGNMPAGFNKFTKR, encoded by the coding sequence CTGTTCGACAGCCTATCCGACCGCCTCGGGAGCGTATTCGACAAGCTGCGCGGCCGTGGCGCGCTGACCGAGCTCGACGTGCGCGCTGCCATGCGCGAGGTGCGGATTGCGCTGCTCGAGGCCGATGTCGCCCTGCCCGTCGTCAAGACCGTCATCGACCAGATCACCGAGCGCGCCATCGGCCACGAGGTCATTCGCTCGGTCACGCCGGGCCAGCAGGTCGTCAAGATCGTCCATGACGCGCTCGTCGAGATGCTTGGCGACGAGGCTGTGGACCTCAAGCTCGACGTCACGCCGCCCGCGGTCATCATGCTCGTCGGCCTGCAGGGCTCGGGCAAGACCACGACCACCGCCAAGCTGGCGAAGCGCCTGACCGAGAAGCACGGCAAGAAGGTGCTGATGGCGTCGCTCGACGTCGCGCGCCCGGCGGCTCAGGAACAGCTCCGCATCCTCGGCGAACAGGTCAAGGTCGCGACGCTGCCGATCGTGGCGGGCCAGCAGCCCGTCGATATCGCCAGGCGCGCCCGGCAGGCGGCGAAGCTCCAGGGCTTCGATGTCCTGATGCTCGACACCGCCGGTCGTCTTCACGTCGACGACGCGCTGATGGGTGAGATGCAGGCGGTCGCCCGCGAGGGTACGCCGGACGAAATCCTGCTCGTCGTCGACGCTCTGACCGGTCAGGACGCCGTCAACGTCGCGACCGCGTTCGGCAGCCAGGTCGCGCTGACCGGCGTCGTGCTGACCCGCATGGACGGCGATGCCCGTGGCGGCGCTGCCTTGTCGATGCGCGCCGTCACCGGCAAGCCAATCAAGTTCGCCGGCACCGGCGAGAAGCTCGATGCGCTGGAGGCGTTCGACCCACAGCGCGTCGCCGGGCGCATCCTCGGCATGGGCGACGTCGTTGGCCTGGTCGAGCGCGCCGCGGAGACCTTCGAAGCCGAGGCGGCCGAGAAGATGGCCGCCAAGATGGCCAAGGGTCAGTTCGACCTCGATGACCTGCGCACCCAGCTCGGCCAGATGAAAAAGATGGGCGGCCTCGGCGCGCTCGCGGGCATGATCCCCGGCCTCGCCAAGGCCAAGCAGGCGATGGCGAACGGCGCCGTCGACGACAAGGTCCTCGGCCGCATGGAAGCGGTGATCTGCTCGATGACCCCCAAGGAGCGCGCCAAGCCGGAGATCATCACCGCCAAGCGCCGCATCCGCATCGCCAACGGCGCCGGCACGACAGTGCAGGAGGTCAACAAGGTCCTCAAGATGCACCTCGAGATGGCCGGTGCGATGAAGAAGCTGCGCAAGATGGGCGGCATGAAGGGCATGGCGGCGATGCTCGGCAAGATGGGCGGCGGCGGTGCCGGTGGCCTCGGCGACATGACCAAGCTGCTCGGCGGCGGGAGCGGTGGCATGGGCAACATGCCGGCCGGCTTCAACAAGTTCACGAAACGCTAG
- a CDS encoding radical SAM protein has product MNVLSFGCRLNIAESAMLARLSSDPELVIVNSCAVTSEAVRQSAQAARRAGRSGKRVVVTGCAAEVEAGAFAGFRTVGRLGKFEARSYLAPLPVQGGAGGGCEPLGEPSDRPAQATEAGGTHPRPLPEGGRGAIHTRAFVPVQTGCDHACTFCIIARARGPSVSTPLADVVDGIARLVDAGCNEVILTGVDLTSYAANGETLGTLVQAILSRTALPRLRLSSIDSIEADPALLDTVASEPRLMPQLHLSLQSGDDLILKRMRRRHGRDHAIRFCADLRARRPGIAFAADLITGFPTETEAMFENTLALVDACGLTALHVFPYSRRPGTPAARMPQVAPGVARERAARLRALGESRTAAALTAAVGQPQRILVERSGTRGRTEAYLPARVPPARPGSIVTVTATAVVDGILECA; this is encoded by the coding sequence ATGAACGTGCTGAGCTTTGGGTGCCGGCTGAATATCGCCGAGTCGGCGATGCTGGCGCGGCTGTCGAGCGATCCCGAGCTGGTGATAGTCAACAGTTGTGCGGTGACGAGCGAGGCGGTGCGCCAGTCGGCGCAGGCGGCGCGGCGGGCCGGGCGGAGCGGCAAGCGGGTGGTGGTTACCGGATGCGCGGCGGAGGTCGAGGCTGGAGCCTTTGCGGGGTTCAGGACGGTCGGGCGGCTCGGCAAGTTCGAGGCGCGGTCGTACCTAGCCCCCCTCCCTGTTCAGGGAGGGGCTGGGGGTGGGTGCGAGCCGCTTGGCGAGCCCTCCGACCGTCCAGCGCAAGCCACCGAAGCCGGCGGCACCCACCCCCGACCCCTCCCTGAAGGAGGGAGGGGAGCAATTCACACCCGCGCCTTCGTCCCCGTCCAGACCGGCTGCGACCACGCCTGCACCTTCTGCATCATCGCCCGCGCCCGCGGCCCGTCGGTGTCGACCCCCCTCGCCGACGTGGTCGACGGCATCGCCCGCCTTGTCGACGCCGGCTGCAACGAGGTCATCCTGACCGGGGTCGACCTGACCAGCTACGCCGCGAACGGCGAGACGCTCGGCACGCTGGTGCAGGCGATCCTGTCGCGCACCGCCCTGCCCCGCCTGCGCCTCAGCTCGATCGACAGCATCGAGGCCGACCCGGCGCTGCTCGACACCGTCGCCTCCGAACCCCGCCTCATGCCGCAGCTGCACCTGTCGCTGCAATCGGGCGACGACCTTATCCTCAAGCGCATGCGCCGGCGCCATGGGCGCGACCATGCGATTCGCTTCTGCGCCGACCTGCGCGCCCGGCGGCCCGGCATCGCCTTCGCCGCCGACCTGATCACCGGCTTCCCGACCGAGACCGAGGCGATGTTCGAGAACACGCTCGCCCTCGTCGACGCCTGCGGCCTGACCGCGCTTCACGTCTTCCCCTACAGCCGGCGCCCCGGCACCCCCGCCGCGCGGATGCCGCAGGTCGCGCCCGGCGTGGCGCGCGAACGTGCCGCACGGCTGCGCGCGCTCGGCGAATCGCGGACCGCCGCCGCCCTTACCGCCGCGGTCGGCCAACCACAGCGCATCCTCGTCGAGCGGTCGGGCACCCGCGGGCGCACCGAAGCCTATCTGCCCGCCCGCGTTCCCCCGGCCCGGCCCGGCAGCATCGTCACCGTCACCGCGACCGCCGTGGTCGACGGTATCCTGGAGTGCGCATGA
- the rpsP gene encoding 30S ribosomal protein S16: MALAIRLARGGMKKRPHYRIVVTDSRQPRDGRFIEKLGTYNPLLPKDSAERVKLDGERAAHWLSVGAQPSDRVARFLDAMGIRTRAAKSNLKKGEPGANAKERTEVKATKATEREEAAAALAAAPAPEPEVEAVEPEAAPEVETAAVEEAAPAAAEPEAVAETAVEADAPAGEAVEAEAAPEAVEPASDLEAATETDASPAGPAV; this comes from the coding sequence ATGGCACTGGCAATTCGCCTCGCGCGTGGCGGCATGAAGAAGCGTCCGCACTACCGCATCGTCGTCACGGACTCGCGCCAGCCGCGCGACGGCCGCTTCATCGAGAAGCTCGGCACCTACAACCCGCTGCTGCCCAAGGATTCGGCCGAGCGCGTCAAGCTCGACGGCGAGCGCGCCGCGCACTGGCTGTCGGTCGGCGCCCAGCCGTCGGACCGGGTCGCCCGCTTCCTCGATGCGATGGGCATCCGAACCCGCGCCGCGAAGTCGAACCTGAAGAAGGGCGAGCCCGGCGCCAACGCCAAGGAGCGCACCGAGGTCAAGGCGACCAAGGCCACCGAGCGTGAGGAGGCCGCTGCCGCCCTCGCCGCCGCTCCGGCTCCCGAGCCGGAAGTCGAGGCCGTCGAGCCTGAGGCAGCTCCCGAGGTCGAGACCGCTGCCGTTGAAGAGGCCGCTCCTGCCGCCGCAGAACCCGAGGCCGTCGCCGAAACCGCTGTCGAGGCCGACGCTCCTGCCGGTGAGGCCGTCGAGGCCGAAGCCGCTCCGGAAGCCGTTGAGCCGGCTTCGGACCTCGAAGCCGCGACCGAGACCGACGCCAGCCCCGCCGGTCCGGCGGTCTAA
- the dapF gene encoding diaminopimelate epimerase: MQRPFTKMHGLGNDFVVFDARAEPLSLTAQQVRGLCDRNTGIGCDQLFVLEPSTRGDVFMRIWNADGGEVSACGNGARCVAALLGGSPVIETVAGLLSAEAGDAAASVDMGRPAFEWDAVPLAYAMDTLDMPVGWGDLERPGAVSVGNPHVVFFARDIDAVPLDVLGPEIEHDSLFPERVNAGVAQVIDRGHVKLRVWERGAGLTRACGTGAVAAALVGMRRGLLDRSVTVSLPGGDVGVEWRADGHAVLSGPAVTVFTGTVDPDDFA, encoded by the coding sequence ATGCAACGCCCCTTCACCAAGATGCACGGCCTCGGCAACGACTTCGTCGTGTTCGACGCGCGCGCCGAGCCGCTGAGCCTGACCGCGCAGCAGGTTCGGGGCCTGTGCGACCGTAATACCGGCATCGGCTGCGACCAGTTGTTCGTGCTCGAGCCGTCGACGCGGGGCGACGTCTTCATGCGGATCTGGAACGCCGACGGTGGCGAAGTCTCGGCGTGCGGCAACGGCGCGCGCTGCGTCGCGGCGCTGCTCGGCGGCTCGCCGGTTATCGAGACCGTCGCCGGGCTGCTCAGCGCCGAGGCGGGCGACGCGGCGGCCAGCGTCGACATGGGGCGCCCGGCGTTCGAATGGGACGCGGTGCCGCTCGCCTACGCGATGGACACGCTCGACATGCCGGTCGGCTGGGGCGATCTCGAACGCCCGGGCGCAGTCAGCGTCGGCAATCCGCACGTCGTGTTCTTCGCGCGCGATATCGACGCCGTGCCGCTGGACGTCCTCGGCCCCGAGATCGAGCATGACTCGCTGTTCCCGGAGCGGGTCAACGCGGGCGTAGCGCAGGTCATCGACCGGGGCCACGTCAAGCTGCGCGTCTGGGAGCGCGGCGCGGGCCTGACGCGGGCGTGCGGCACCGGAGCGGTCGCGGCGGCGCTGGTCGGGATGCGGCGCGGGCTGCTCGACCGGAGCGTGACCGTGTCGCTGCCGGGCGGCGATGTCGGCGTCGAGTGGCGCGCCGACGGCCATGCGGTGCTCAGCGGCCCGGCGGTAACGGTGTTCACCGGCACGGTCGATCCGGACGATTTCGCATGA
- the rimM gene encoding ribosome maturation factor RimM (Essential for efficient processing of 16S rRNA), whose protein sequence is MAGARVTLAAIAGAHGIGGEVRLKLFAESLTSLERHKVFEAGGRTLTMVRVRPDKPGMASGVAVAKFAEIGDRTAAEGLRGISLTVERTELPPLDDGEFYVDDLIGLPAVDLAGAPLGTVVAVENFGAGDIIEVARPDGKTFMVPFNPEVVPEVGEAVVIDPSFIV, encoded by the coding sequence GTGGCCGGAGCCCGCGTCACCCTCGCCGCAATCGCCGGTGCACACGGCATCGGCGGCGAGGTTCGCCTGAAGCTGTTCGCCGAATCGCTGACCAGCCTCGAACGCCACAAGGTGTTCGAGGCTGGTGGCCGCACGCTGACCATGGTCCGCGTCCGCCCCGACAAGCCGGGCATGGCGAGCGGCGTCGCCGTCGCCAAGTTTGCCGAGATCGGCGACCGCACCGCCGCCGAGGGCCTGCGCGGCATCTCCCTGACCGTTGAGCGCACCGAACTGCCGCCACTCGACGATGGCGAATTCTACGTCGACGACCTGATCGGGCTACCCGCGGTCGACCTGGCGGGGGCCCCGCTCGGTACCGTCGTCGCTGTCGAGAACTTCGGCGCGGGCGACATCATCGAGGTCGCGCGGCCCGATGGCAAAACCTTCATGGTCCCGTTCAACCCCGAGGTCGTGCCCGAGGTCGGCGAGGCTGTGGTGATTGACCCAAGTTTCATCGTTTAG
- the ftsY gene encoding signal recognition particle-docking protein FtsY, whose protein sequence is MIEPAGWLSKLRSGLSRSSEKLGAGLGVLATTRLDEAALERIEEALIGADLGVAVASRVADRLRAEKFDKAIDDAGIRAAVAAEIEAALAPVAKPLAVTAFPRPQVILVVGVNGSGKTTTIAKLAHRFAEQDYTVMLAAGDTFRAAATEQLKIWGERAGVPVIAGPEGGDAAGLAFNAFEAARKAGTDVLIIDTAGRLQNKAGLMDELAKIRRVLKKLSVTAPHDTVLVLDATTGQNALNQIEVFRDIAGVTGLVMTKLDGTARGGVLVAAAEKFKLPIHAVGVGEGMGDLRSFDAGDFAKALAG, encoded by the coding sequence ATGATCGAACCGGCTGGCTGGCTGAGCAAACTGCGTAGCGGTCTGTCGCGCAGCTCCGAGAAGCTCGGGGCCGGCCTCGGCGTACTGGCAACGACGCGCCTCGACGAGGCCGCTCTCGAGCGCATCGAGGAGGCGCTGATCGGGGCCGACCTCGGCGTGGCGGTGGCGTCGCGGGTCGCCGACCGGCTTCGCGCCGAAAAGTTCGACAAGGCGATCGACGACGCGGGCATCCGCGCTGCCGTCGCCGCCGAGATCGAGGCGGCACTCGCCCCGGTCGCAAAACCGCTGGCGGTGACCGCCTTCCCGCGCCCGCAGGTGATCCTGGTCGTCGGCGTCAACGGCAGCGGCAAGACCACCACCATCGCCAAGCTCGCGCACCGCTTTGCCGAGCAGGACTACACGGTGATGCTCGCGGCCGGCGACACCTTCCGCGCGGCCGCAACCGAGCAGCTCAAGATCTGGGGCGAGCGCGCCGGGGTGCCGGTGATCGCCGGGCCCGAGGGCGGCGACGCGGCGGGGCTGGCGTTCAATGCCTTCGAGGCAGCGCGCAAGGCCGGCACCGACGTGCTGATCATCGACACCGCGGGCCGGCTCCAGAACAAGGCCGGACTGATGGACGAACTGGCGAAAATCCGTCGCGTTCTCAAGAAGCTGTCGGTAACCGCCCCGCACGACACCGTCCTCGTCCTCGACGCGACCACCGGCCAGAACGCGCTCAACCAGATCGAGGTTTTCCGCGACATCGCCGGTGTGACAGGCCTCGTGATGACCAAGCTCGACGGCACCGCACGCGGCGGCGTGCTGGTCGCGGCAGCGGAGAAGTTCAAGCTGCCGATCCACGCGGTCGGGGTCGGCGAGGGCATGGGGGACTTGCGGAGTTTCGATGCGGGGGATTTCGCGAAGGCGCTGGCGGGATAG